The DNA sequence AGCTCCTAATATGATCTGGGTTTGGAGATCCAAGATTCTTCTTCAGCTTTAAATATTCTTGAACTCTCACTGGTACGTTTATATTTACACCCAATTCCTTCTTGAGGATGCTTAAAGCTTCTTGTATGTCGTTGTCCGTTTCCCTTAACGCTTTAGCCATCATTTGATGGACTTTCCTATATGGTATTCCACATTTCACAGATATTAATTCAGCCATTTCGGCTGCTATTACTGGGTTGTTCTCCACATCTTGCCTTGTTCTTCTATCGTTTACCTTCATTTTTCTTATGGCGTCTTCAATAACTCTTATTGAATCTTTAACCATTTTTGTTATATTCCATAGGTGTTTAGTTACTTCTTGTAGGTCTAGGTTGTATCCTGATGGTACCCCCTTAATTATCGCCATTATGGCTGTGTTTTCCCCAATGGTTTCTCCTGCTTGTGCTCTTAATACTTCCATGGTTACTGGATTCTTCTTGTGGGGCATTATGCTACTCGTTGCGAGATGGCTTTCTGGTAGTTGTATGTAGTTGAATTGATTGGTTGACCATATTATGAAGTCTTCTGCTATTCTACTCAATGTTACTTGTAGTGCTGTTAGTATTGATGATGCAATCATAATGAAGCTCCTACTACCAGTGGCTCTAATGGTATTTACTATGGTTTTACCCATTCCAAGCTTCTCCGTCATCCTATCTCTATCTATAGTCACTATGCTTCCAGCTATGGCTCCTGCCCCCAGTGGGGATTCATCTATCACTTTGCTGTTAATGTAATTTAGGAGATCTTCATATTCTTCCATTTCCTCCTCTATGTATAATAGGTAGTGTGCCAGTGTTGTGGGTTGGGCGGATTGTAGGTGTGTGAAGCTTGGCATTATCATATCTACGTATTCTTCAGCTCTTTCTATTAACGTCTTCCTGAATTTCCTAATTTCTTCTATTATTTCAGAGATCTCCCTTTTCAAATGTAGTCTTATTGCTGTGGCTACATGGTCGTTTCTACTTTTCCCAAGGCCTATCAATTTGGCTTCTTCTCCAATCTCCCTTTCTAATGCCATTTCTATTGCTTCATGAATGTCCTCTGCATAATCTTTTAAATCAAATATTTTTTGCGGTTTCTTCATTATTTCGTCCAGTGCTCTTATTATTCTATCCCCCTGCTCCTTACCAATTAAATTCTGCTCCATTAATTCTTCCACATGAACTTTTAGGGCTGTGATTACTTCTAATGTTATTTCAGCATCTTCTTCCATTGAGCTTTCATATTTCATTAGCCATTCTTCATGTTTTCCAAGGAGCCCCCTTCTATACATTCTGCTCTATGAACCTCCATGAAATTTTAACTTTTTATTTGCAATTACTGTTTGCATACCCCAAATCTCTATGAACCCTTCAGCCATTTTCTGGTTGAATTTGCTCCAAGCTTCATATGTTGCCAGCTCCTTGCTGTATATGCTGTACTCTGATCTTCTACCTACACATATCATTCCACCCTTGTATAGCTTCACTTTAACTTCTCCATTCACCCTCTTCTGCGTCTCGTTTATGAAGGCTTCCAGAGCTTTTCTGAGGGGGTCCATCCATAATCCAGCGTATACTAGGTTTGTCCATTCATCGTCAACTAACCTTTTGAATTGTAGTTCTTGTGTTGTTAGGGTCATCTTTTCAAGGTCTTTGTGGGCTTCTATCGCTATTAGTGCTGCTGGTGCTTCGTATACCTCCCTAGACTTTAACCCCACAACTCTATCTTCTATGTGATCTATCCTACCAACACCATGTCTTCCACCAATCTCATTTAATTTCATTATTAGTTCCTTTGGCTTCATGGTTTCCCCATTTATCTTTGTGGGTATTCCATTGTTGAATGTTATCTCTATTATTTCCGGGTTTTCTGGGGCGTTCTTTGGGTTTACTGTTATTTTGAATATTTCTTCTGGTGGTTCTTGGTATGGGTCTTCGAGCACTCCGCACTCTATGCTTCTACCCCATAGGTTTTCATCTATGCTGTATGGGCTTTCGCTAATCTTTACTGGTAGCCCCTTCTTTTTTGCATATTCTATTTCCCAATCCCTCGTCAGCCCCAGCTCCCTTACTGGAGCTATTACCTTTATGTTTGGGTTTATGGCTTTTATTGTTACATCAAATCTTACTTGATCATTCCCCTTACCTGTGCATCCATGGGCTACGGCATCAGCCCCCTCCCTTTCCGCTACTTCCACAAGCTTCTTTGCTATTAGTGGTCTTGATATTGCGCTTGATACTGGATACTTCTGTTGGTATAGTGCATTTGCCTTTAATGCTGGTAGTACATAATCATTTACGAATTCATCTCTTGCATCTATATTGTAATGTTTTATTGAACCAGCTTTCAGTGCTCTTTCCTCTATTTCCTCA is a window from the Candidatus Methanomethylicota archaeon genome containing:
- a CDS encoding argininosuccinate synthase: MKVVLAYSGGLDTTVLLKILQEKYNAEVITLTLNLGQEKDYEEIEERALKAGSIKHYNIDARDEFVNDYVLPALKANALYQQKYPVSSAISRPLIAKKLVEVAEREGADAVAHGCTGKGNDQVRFDVTIKAINPNIKVIAPVRELGLTRDWEIEYAKKKGLPVKISESPYSIDENLWGRSIECGVLEDPYQEPPEEIFKITVNPKNAPENPEIIEITFNNGIPTKINGETMKPKELIMKLNEIGGRHGVGRIDHIEDRVVGLKSREVYEAPAALIAIEAHKDLEKMTLTTQELQFKRLVDDEWTNLVYAGLWMDPLRKALEAFINETQKRVNGEVKVKLYKGGMICVGRRSEYSIYSKELATYEAWSKFNQKMAEGFIEIWGMQTVIANKKLKFHGGS
- the argH gene encoding argininosuccinate lyase translates to MYRRGLLGKHEEWLMKYESSMEEDAEITLEVITALKVHVEELMEQNLIGKEQGDRIIRALDEIMKKPQKIFDLKDYAEDIHEAIEMALEREIGEEAKLIGLGKSRNDHVATAIRLHLKREISEIIEEIRKFRKTLIERAEEYVDMIMPSFTHLQSAQPTTLAHYLLYIEEEMEEYEDLLNYINSKVIDESPLGAGAIAGSIVTIDRDRMTEKLGMGKTIVNTIRATGSRSFIMIASSILTALQVTLSRIAEDFIIWSTNQFNYIQLPESHLATSSIMPHKKNPVTMEVLRAQAGETIGENTAIMAIIKGVPSGYNLDLQEVTKHLWNITKMVKDSIRVIEDAIRKMKVNDRRTRQDVENNPVIAAEMAELISVKCGIPYRKVHQMMAKALRETDNDIQEALSILKKELGVNINVPVRVQEYLKLKKNLGSPNPDHIRSLILERKRSLMTV